The Verrucomicrobiota bacterium genome includes the window TACGCCCCGGTCAAATAGTCGAATCCGTTCCCTTGGGCATTTCCTCCTATGACACCATAAGCGAATATCGGAATATGGTCTGGAGAAACCTGCGGATAGAAAAGCAATAACTGAAAAACCTTCCTATTTCCGCCGATGCTTATCGGCAACCAGAGATGGTTCATCGTCGTATCCCGGTGGCCTGTCAGTATCGGTCCTGAAGGGCATGGCGGGAAGACCAGCTCCATTAACCAAATTTACATTGGGGAAAGCCGAAAAGGCATAGCGGACCGCTACGGGATTCAGTTTTCCCTCCCAACGCAATACAACCGACTCATCTTCCAAGTCAGCTCGCGCATGTAGCCAGATTAGGTCTGGCCCGGCAACCCAGAATTCTCGCGGAGACTTTCCATCCGTTGTGTGTAAGCCTTCAGCGTTAAGAAAGGTAATCCGCAAACTATTGTCGCCGGTTTTCGAAAATGTATGCAGGACGGGCCCAGAAGCGATCACCTTACTGCCAGGAATTTGTTTTTGCGCCAGCAAAGCCAACCGCTTTCCAATAGGTTCCTTGTCTTTCGGATGAATATTTTTCTTATCTCCAAGGTCGATAGTGTTGGCAATGCCGGTATGAGGCAACGTGAGCAATTGCTGCTGCGCCTCACGGAACCAAGCCCAGCTATAGGCGTTCGGAGCTGTAGCAGATTCGGATGGGGAGCCTGCTGCTACTCTGCCATAACGAGGAAGCATCACCGCCAGAAAATGAAACTCATCACGTCCCCACAATTCCCGTAGATGCTTGCACCAAAGGGGCAGTGTTTCCCCATACTGACGCATGTGTGCCAGTGTACCCGAATTGGCCTCACCCTGGTACCAGACAAGTCCACGCGCTGCGTAAGGTGCCACAGGATACAGCATGGCGTTGTAGAGAATGTTCGGACGGGTCCGCATATAGATGTCATCTTCACGCTCCCGCGTCTCACCCCGGATATCCTTTTCAATAAGCCGCTCAGTTTCGGCACGATCAAACTTTTCAAA containing:
- a CDS encoding sialate O-acetylesterase, giving the protein MFLQRIRCVYFLVVVGLFVRIEGHALELASPFSEHMILQREMPVPVWGWGKSGENVEVSIAGISSTTEVGKDGRWKMTLAELPAGGPYVFQAKSGSSVIEYSDVLVGEVWICSGQSNMQMGYNQLKDSEALLKVAKKQPIRSLEVKRNVRFTPQEKFSGHWVVEPCKSAVGFMFALELQQALGVPVGIIEASWGSSSLEGWLPLSMTEQLPHFRREMKAFEKFDRAETERLIEKDIRGETREREDDIYMRTRPNILYNAMLYPVAPYAARGLVWYQGEANSGTLAHMRQYGETLPLWCKHLRELWGRDEFHFLAVMLPRYGRVAAGSPSESATAPNAYSWAWFREAQQQLLTLPHTGIANTIDLGDKKNIHPKDKEPIGKRLALLAQKQIPGSKVIASGPVLHTFSKTGDNSLRITFLNAEGLHTTDGKSPREFWVAGPDLIWLHARADLEDESVVLRWEGKLNPVAVRYAFSAFPNVNLVNGAGLPAMPFRTDTDRPPGYDDEPSLVADKHRRK